From the Spiroplasma sp. BIUS-1 genome, one window contains:
- a CDS encoding ABC transporter ATP-binding protein yields MAKYAIEMEDISMIFNQKIIANQDINFKVEKGEIHCLVGENGAGKSTLMSILFGIYQPTKGTIKVNGREEIITSPIKATKLGIGMVHQHFKLIDILPIWKNICLGSEEVLGWEFMNKKAVVEKTTELMKKYNLEVDLDAKVQNISVGMKQRVEILKILYKDVDILVFDEPTAVLTPQEIDGLLDVMLEFKKIGKTIIFITHKFAEIEKVADKATVIRKGKYVGTFDVKKSGMEEISKAMVGRTLVEVKNTSTSKPGDVVIKFEDINVKKHNNNKVMGLKDFNLEIREGEIIAIAGVEGNGQNEIAEVLSGLVKPASGKIYHRGEEISKTSISKRYLEHKMSFIPEDRHKHGLVLDENIINNTPLQDISTSKYSKAWFVNFAKVQNQSQRIIKDYDVRNADAGFTVTRNLSGGNQQKVIIGRELTRENDFIIIFQPTRGLDLGSIEFIHQQILKAKEERKAILLISYELSEVMQLADKVVVVNSGQIVGQVDKKEATREKIGQLMTSNLEGGSANV; encoded by the coding sequence ATGGCTAAATATGCAATTGAAATGGAAGATATCTCAATGATTTTCAATCAAAAAATAATAGCAAATCAAGACATAAATTTCAAAGTTGAAAAAGGTGAGATTCACTGTTTAGTTGGTGAAAATGGAGCTGGTAAATCAACACTTATGTCTATTCTTTTTGGAATTTATCAACCAACAAAAGGAACAATTAAAGTAAATGGGAGAGAAGAAATAATAACTTCTCCAATCAAAGCAACTAAGCTTGGTATTGGAATGGTTCATCAACATTTTAAGTTGATTGATATATTACCAATATGAAAAAATATTTGTTTAGGTTCAGAAGAAGTTCTTGGTTGAGAATTCATGAACAAAAAAGCAGTTGTAGAAAAAACAACTGAATTAATGAAAAAATATAATCTAGAAGTTGATCTAGATGCAAAAGTACAAAACATATCAGTTGGTATGAAACAAAGAGTTGAGATATTAAAAATCTTATATAAAGATGTAGATATCTTAGTGTTTGATGAACCAACAGCTGTTCTAACTCCTCAAGAAATTGATGGATTACTTGATGTTATGTTAGAATTCAAAAAAATAGGAAAAACAATTATTTTCATTACTCACAAATTTGCTGAAATAGAAAAAGTTGCAGATAAAGCAACTGTAATCAGAAAAGGTAAGTATGTAGGGACTTTCGATGTTAAAAAATCAGGTATGGAAGAAATTTCAAAAGCAATGGTTGGAAGAACATTAGTGGAAGTTAAAAATACATCAACTTCAAAACCTGGAGATGTTGTAATTAAATTTGAAGATATAAATGTTAAAAAACACAATAATAACAAAGTTATGGGATTAAAAGACTTCAATCTAGAAATTAGAGAAGGAGAAATAATTGCTATAGCAGGAGTTGAAGGTAATGGACAAAACGAAATTGCTGAAGTACTTAGTGGTTTAGTAAAACCGGCAAGTGGAAAAATCTATCACAGAGGTGAAGAAATTTCAAAAACATCAATTTCAAAAAGATACCTTGAGCATAAAATGAGTTTTATTCCAGAAGACAGACATAAGCATGGTCTTGTTTTGGATGAAAACATCATTAATAATACTCCGCTCCAAGATATTTCAACTAGCAAATATAGTAAAGCGTGGTTTGTTAATTTTGCAAAAGTACAAAATCAAAGTCAACGAATCATCAAAGACTATGATGTAAGAAATGCAGATGCAGGATTCACAGTAACAAGAAATTTATCTGGAGGTAACCAACAAAAAGTTATCATCGGTAGAGAACTTACAAGAGAAAATGATTTCATTATCATTTTCCAACCAACTAGAGGTTTAGATTTAGGATCAATTGAATTTATTCATCAACAAATTCTAAAAGCGAAAGAAGAAAGAAAAGCTATATTGCTAATTTCTTATGAACTTTCAGAAGTTATGCAACTTGCAGACAAAGTTGTAGTTGTTAACTCTGGTCAAATAGTTGGACAAGTAGATAAAAAAGAAGCTACAAGAGAAAAAATTGGTCAACTAATGACTTCAAACTTAGAAGGAGGATCAGCAAATGTTTAA
- a CDS encoding ABC transporter permease: MTDFISALFSDTSTFFAIFMLAAVAGMFSERSGVVNLGIEGYMTMGALGYSIFGYALHQSGANPSQWLQLIGLFVGAGVGALVSLLHAFTAIKLKGDQIISGTAINILAQGIALVLATSTLTGPENYINSGFITLGVGSGTSKILTVYLVIAIIISLVMGFYFTFTKTGTRHISAGENPHALDAAGISVNKYRLVCVILSGAIAGLSGAIFVVSRLLGSFAGSTQGYGYISLAIMILGQWRISMITLFSFVFSFMFALGTRLPVIENAGEWMKANGSLFRVLPFVMSLIVMMIFAKKSKPPKASGLPFDKAQR; this comes from the coding sequence ATGACAGACTTCATTAGTGCTTTATTCAGTGACACATCAACATTCTTTGCAATATTTATGTTGGCAGCTGTTGCTGGTATGTTCTCTGAAAGATCAGGGGTTGTAAACCTTGGAATTGAAGGTTACATGACAATGGGTGCTTTAGGATATAGTATCTTTGGTTATGCATTACATCAAAGTGGTGCAAACCCAAGTCAATGACTACAATTAATTGGTTTATTCGTTGGAGCTGGAGTTGGAGCACTTGTTTCATTACTACATGCTTTCACAGCAATTAAACTTAAAGGTGACCAGATAATATCTGGTACAGCTATCAATATTCTTGCACAAGGAATAGCGTTAGTTTTAGCAACATCAACTTTAACTGGACCTGAAAACTATATTAACTCAGGATTTATAACACTTGGAGTTGGATCAGGAACAAGTAAAATACTTACAGTATACTTAGTGATTGCAATTATAATTTCACTTGTAATGGGTTTCTACTTTACTTTTACTAAAACTGGTACAAGACATATTTCTGCAGGAGAAAATCCTCATGCACTTGATGCAGCAGGTATATCTGTAAATAAATATAGACTTGTTTGTGTAATACTTTCTGGAGCTATTGCAGGGCTTTCTGGAGCAATATTTGTAGTATCAAGATTGCTAGGAAGTTTTGCAGGATCAACACAAGGTTATGGATATATTTCATTGGCAATTATGATTTTAGGGCAATGAAGAATAAGCATGATTACATTATTCTCATTTGTATTCTCATTCATGTTTGCTTTAGGTACAAGATTACCTGTTATTGAAAATGCTGGTGAGTGAATGAAAGCTAATGGATCACTATTTAGAGTTTTACCATTCGTTATGTCACTTATCGTTATGATGATTTTTGCAAAAAAATCAAAACCTCCAAAAGCAAGTGGTCTTCCATTTGACAAGGCACAAAGATAA
- the asnS gene encoding asparagine--tRNA ligase produces the protein MKDIKTIHLKFKELSEVNLIARVRNNRQGKVVSFLVLNDGTTINDVQVVYKEDTKGYEQAVQARVSSIVEVKGEIVLTPGKQQEFEIKATEISLLDQAVEDYPLQKKEHSPEFLREISHLRARTKTFQSVFRIRSLAAFAIHKFFQEQNFVYVNTPIITENDAEGAGEAFVVTTREDAKYDEDFFGKKANLTVSGQLNAEAYAQAFKNVYTFGPTFRAENSNTSKHAAEFWMIEPEMAFCDLKDNLEIIENLVRYTINYIFENAKDELEFCNANLEEGLIEKLNIVRNSKFVVNEYKEVIEILKKAVADGHVFEESNIEFGLDLGTEHERYICEVVNKCPTFVTNYPKEIKAFYMKQNDDNKTVAAADLLVPGIGELVGGSQREDDFDKIVSRCKEMGIDPEELSWYNDLRNYGYYKSAGFGLGFERLIMYITGSSNIRDVISFPRTPRNLLF, from the coding sequence ATGAAAGACATTAAAACAATACACTTAAAATTTAAAGAATTAAGTGAAGTAAATTTAATTGCAAGAGTTAGAAATAACAGACAAGGTAAAGTTGTCAGTTTTCTAGTTTTAAATGATGGAACAACAATAAATGATGTACAAGTTGTTTATAAAGAAGATACAAAAGGATATGAACAAGCAGTTCAAGCAAGGGTTAGTTCAATTGTTGAAGTTAAAGGTGAAATAGTTTTAACGCCTGGAAAACAACAAGAGTTTGAAATCAAAGCAACAGAAATATCTTTATTAGATCAAGCTGTTGAAGATTATCCATTACAAAAAAAAGAACACTCACCAGAGTTTTTGAGAGAAATCTCACACTTAAGAGCAAGAACAAAAACATTCCAATCTGTTTTTAGAATAAGATCACTTGCAGCATTTGCTATACACAAGTTTTTCCAAGAACAAAACTTTGTATATGTAAATACACCAATAATTACTGAAAATGATGCTGAAGGAGCAGGAGAGGCTTTTGTTGTTACTACAAGAGAAGATGCAAAATACGATGAAGATTTTTTTGGTAAAAAAGCCAATTTAACTGTTTCTGGACAATTAAATGCGGAAGCTTATGCTCAAGCATTCAAAAATGTCTATACATTTGGACCGACTTTCAGAGCAGAAAATTCAAATACATCAAAACATGCAGCTGAATTTTGAATGATAGAACCTGAGATGGCTTTTTGTGATTTAAAAGATAACTTAGAAATTATAGAAAACTTAGTAAGATACACAATCAATTATATTTTTGAAAATGCAAAAGATGAATTAGAATTTTGTAATGCAAACCTAGAAGAAGGTTTAATTGAAAAACTAAACATTGTTAGAAATTCAAAATTCGTTGTAAATGAATATAAAGAAGTTATTGAAATTCTTAAAAAAGCAGTTGCTGATGGACATGTTTTTGAAGAATCAAATATAGAATTCGGTCTTGATTTAGGAACTGAACATGAAAGATATATTTGTGAAGTTGTTAATAAATGTCCTACATTTGTTACAAACTATCCAAAAGAAATCAAAGCATTCTATATGAAACAAAATGATGACAACAAAACTGTTGCTGCAGCCGATCTTCTTGTTCCTGGAATAGGAGAATTGGTTGGTGGAAGTCAAAGAGAAGATGACTTTGATAAAATTGTATCTAGATGTAAAGAAATGGGAATTGATCCAGAAGAGTTGAGTTGATACAATGATTTAAGAAATTATGGATACTACAAATCAGCTGGTTTTGGTCTTGGTTTTGAAAGATTGATAATGTATATAACAGGATCATCAAATATTAGAGATGTTATATCTTTCCCAAGAACTCCAAGAAACTTATTATTTTAA
- the tsaD gene encoding tRNA (adenosine(37)-N6)-threonylcarbamoyltransferase complex transferase subunit TsaD, translated as MKILAIESSCDEFSISIMQDGNVLSNVISSQIKEHSEFGGVVPELASRLHVDNFHWVLTKSLYDSKVSLEEIDYISYTSNPGLIGSLIIGKLVAQTLAMFLNKPLMEMNHIQGHIYGANIEEKFEYPVLALVVSGGHTQIQWLEKPLDFKIIGSTQDDAVGECYDKVARVLGLKYPGGPKIDELSKKGDSSKYKLPISKNDNTYDFSFSGLKTASLNLINKLNQNKETLNIEDFCASFQKTAIETLMLKFEKAVNEYKPKTITVVGGVSANSSVRENIFKIGEKYKINKIIVPNMEYCTDNAAMIAELTNEYLKLK; from the coding sequence ATGAAAATTTTAGCCATTGAATCAAGTTGTGATGAGTTCAGCATTTCAATAATGCAAGATGGTAATGTTTTATCAAATGTTATTTCAAGCCAAATAAAAGAGCATTCAGAATTTGGTGGAGTTGTTCCGGAACTAGCATCTAGATTACATGTTGATAATTTCCACTGAGTTCTAACCAAATCACTTTATGACAGCAAAGTAAGTTTAGAAGAAATAGATTATATTTCTTATACCTCAAATCCAGGACTTATTGGAAGTTTAATTATAGGAAAATTAGTGGCACAAACACTAGCTATGTTTTTAAATAAACCGCTAATGGAAATGAACCATATTCAAGGTCATATTTATGGTGCGAATATTGAAGAAAAATTTGAATACCCAGTACTTGCACTTGTTGTTAGTGGTGGACACACTCAAATTCAATGATTAGAAAAACCTTTAGACTTTAAAATAATAGGATCAACGCAAGATGATGCGGTTGGTGAATGTTATGACAAAGTAGCTAGAGTTTTGGGATTAAAATATCCAGGTGGTCCTAAAATTGATGAATTATCAAAAAAAGGAGATTCTTCTAAATATAAATTACCTATAAGTAAAAATGACAACACTTATGATTTTTCGTTTTCAGGATTAAAAACAGCAAGTTTAAATCTAATTAACAAATTAAATCAAAATAAAGAAACTTTAAATATTGAAGATTTTTGTGCAAGTTTTCAAAAAACAGCAATTGAAACTTTAATGTTGAAGTTTGAAAAAGCAGTTAACGAATATAAACCAAAAACAATTACTGTAGTTGGTGGAGTTAGTGCAAACTCAAGTGTAAGAGAAAACATATTTAAAATTGGGGAAAAATACAAAATAAACAAAATCATTGTTCCAAATATGGAATATTGTACAGATAATGCAGCTATGATAGCTGAATTAACTAATGAATACTTGAAACTAAAGTAA
- the deoD gene encoding purine-nucleoside phosphorylase — MPTPHINAKKEDIAKIVLMPGDPLRAKKIAETYLEDYKLVNEVRNMFMYTGTYKGIKVTVAGSGMGCPSIGIYSYELFKFYDVDYIIRVGSAGSYNENINVYDVFNVKEAFGESNYAKIAANIDSNIIESGKDLFEKIEEVARKNNIETHTGRCHSSDVFYRYEDSMTFAKENNLDVVEMESYALFANAIVTGKQAACLLTISDSFITNQITTAEERQNNFMKMIELALETSLELK; from the coding sequence ATACCTACACCACATATTAATGCAAAAAAAGAAGATATTGCAAAAATCGTATTAATGCCAGGAGATCCATTAAGAGCTAAAAAAATAGCAGAAACATATCTAGAAGATTACAAGTTAGTAAATGAAGTTAGAAATATGTTTATGTATACAGGTACTTACAAAGGAATAAAAGTAACTGTTGCTGGAAGTGGAATGGGATGTCCAAGTATTGGAATCTATTCATATGAATTATTCAAATTTTATGATGTTGATTACATAATAAGAGTTGGTAGTGCTGGATCATATAATGAAAACATAAATGTTTACGATGTTTTCAATGTTAAAGAGGCGTTTGGAGAAAGTAACTATGCAAAAATAGCTGCCAACATTGATTCAAATATAATAGAGTCTGGAAAAGATCTTTTTGAAAAAATTGAAGAAGTTGCTAGAAAAAATAATATTGAAACACACACAGGAAGATGTCATTCATCTGATGTATTTTATAGATATGAAGACTCAATGACTTTTGCTAAAGAGAATAATTTAGATGTTGTTGAAATGGAATCATATGCACTTTTTGCTAATGCAATTGTTACAGGAAAGCAAGCCGCTTGCTTATTAACAATCTCAGATAGTTTCATCACAAATCAAATTACTACTGCTGAAGAAAGACAAAACAATTTCATGAAAATGATAGAGTTGGCTTTAGAAACTTCACTAGAATTAAAATAA
- a CDS encoding alpha/beta hydrolase — translation MKKIRRIRKNTLINRVKKGFRTIYSGLEKPFSEPSLLVSSKVKKFNKTKQDKKWLKALLTTNKVVTKFYKRPELAVQDIQNIEAVNFKARDGIRLFGLVYEPNKDSNKWVIASHWFAGHKNWSLHHAKPFAKMGYNIFVYDFRGHGQSEDDSTTMGGKEQFDLMGAVDWLRENKKVDSLAFMGTSMGGFVSNYCAMKYKDELKKLNLKFVVSDVTYGSVFSLFLHVRNIYLGFLPKRRTKKSINRVIEKQNRKEGNINLHEISIFHLLRENGNKDLFPTLFLHSTDDKVTSPADTYELIIKRDFEKDDYLVFNFSMHTQAMRYHFKTFNYKIAEFINKYEPDQEKFDNLVKEWQLLKFDKKDQISLLLK, via the coding sequence ATGAAAAAAATAAGAAGAATCAGAAAAAATACATTAATAAATAGAGTAAAAAAAGGTTTTAGAACAATCTATAGTGGTTTGGAAAAACCTTTTTCAGAACCATCTTTATTGGTTTCTTCAAAAGTAAAAAAATTTAATAAAACAAAACAAGATAAAAAATGACTAAAGGCTTTATTAACCACAAATAAAGTAGTTACAAAATTTTATAAAAGACCTGAACTAGCGGTTCAAGATATTCAAAATATTGAAGCAGTTAACTTTAAAGCTAGAGACGGAATAAGGTTATTCGGACTTGTTTATGAGCCAAACAAAGATTCTAATAAATGAGTTATTGCTTCTCATTGATTTGCAGGTCACAAAAATTGATCACTACACCATGCTAAGCCATTTGCTAAAATGGGATATAACATATTTGTTTATGATTTTAGAGGTCATGGTCAATCCGAGGACGATTCAACAACAATGGGTGGTAAAGAACAGTTTGATTTAATGGGGGCCGTAGACTGACTAAGAGAAAATAAAAAAGTGGACAGTTTGGCCTTCATGGGAACAAGTATGGGTGGTTTTGTTTCAAATTATTGTGCAATGAAATATAAAGATGAACTTAAAAAATTAAACCTCAAATTTGTAGTTTCTGATGTAACTTATGGAAGTGTATTTAGTTTATTCTTACATGTAAGAAATATTTACTTAGGTTTCCTTCCTAAGAGAAGAACTAAAAAATCTATAAATAGAGTTATTGAAAAACAAAATAGAAAAGAGGGAAATATTAATTTACATGAAATTAGTATATTCCACTTATTAAGAGAAAACGGAAATAAAGATTTATTCCCGACTTTATTTTTACATTCAACAGATGACAAGGTTACAAGTCCTGCTGATACATATGAACTTATAATTAAAAGAGACTTTGAAAAAGATGATTACTTAGTTTTTAACTTCTCAATGCATACACAAGCTATGAGATATCATTTCAAAACTTTTAATTATAAAATAGCAGAGTTTATAAATAAATATGAACCCGATCAAGAGAAATTTGATAACCTTGTAAAAGAATGACAGTTATTGAAATTTGATAAGAAAGATCAAATATCTTTATTACTAAAATAA
- a CDS encoding serine hydrolase produces MNNFENTINKIKEIVDKKFFMGATLKINKDKQNIFSYNYGINDVEIKSEMNEDLIFRAYSMTKVITTVAFLILVDKKKVSLKDPLYKFFPEFKNMKVISKEDNTKVVDCEKEILMEHLLTMTSGFTYFGNRSLTQKLVTELLQKFKIKNNNTFMNYEDFMKELSNIPLEFEPGTSWRYGLSLDVIAAVIEKISNQSFRDFVNENIFVPLEMNDSDFYLKDKSREAKVYEWTLVDDKNHLKKVEDFDFLIQEINKVPNMPMGGAGLFTTVKDYSNFLDFLLDGKDRKGNQLLSKEVLLEMTKDQIKELRKNFIWTTNKDYSYGYGVRVRVENTLYPLTEVGEFGWDGLLGSTGLVDPKNKITMCLMLSSKPGHNKLIESEFFDALYKDLNILKK; encoded by the coding sequence ATGAATAATTTTGAAAACACAATAAACAAAATAAAAGAGATTGTAGATAAAAAATTCTTTATGGGTGCAACTTTAAAAATAAATAAAGACAAGCAGAATATTTTTTCTTACAATTATGGAATCAATGATGTGGAAATAAAAAGTGAAATGAATGAGGATTTAATTTTTAGAGCATATTCAATGACAAAAGTTATAACAACTGTGGCTTTTTTGATTTTAGTAGACAAGAAAAAAGTTTCTCTTAAAGATCCGCTTTATAAATTTTTTCCTGAATTTAAAAATATGAAAGTAATAAGCAAAGAAGATAACACAAAAGTTGTTGATTGTGAAAAAGAAATATTAATGGAACATTTGCTTACAATGACATCTGGTTTCACATATTTCGGAAATAGATCTTTAACACAAAAACTTGTAACAGAATTACTTCAAAAATTTAAAATAAAAAACAATAATACATTTATGAACTATGAAGATTTTATGAAAGAACTTTCTAATATACCATTGGAGTTTGAACCAGGCACAAGTTGAAGATATGGTTTATCATTGGATGTTATTGCAGCTGTTATAGAAAAAATATCTAACCAAAGTTTTAGGGATTTTGTAAATGAAAATATATTTGTTCCTTTAGAAATGAACGACAGTGATTTTTATTTAAAAGATAAAAGTAGAGAAGCAAAAGTCTATGAATGAACTTTGGTTGATGATAAAAATCATTTAAAAAAAGTAGAAGACTTTGATTTTTTAATTCAAGAAATAAACAAGGTACCCAATATGCCAATGGGTGGCGCAGGATTATTCACTACAGTTAAAGACTACTCTAATTTTTTAGATTTTCTTTTAGATGGAAAAGATAGAAAAGGAAATCAATTACTAAGTAAAGAAGTTTTATTAGAAATGACAAAAGATCAAATCAAAGAACTTAGAAAAAATTTTATTTGAACAACAAACAAAGACTACAGTTATGGCTATGGTGTGAGAGTTAGAGTGGAGAACACTTTATATCCATTAACAGAAGTTGGAGAGTTTGGATGAGATGGACTTTTAGGATCTACTGGGCTTGTGGACCCAAAAAACAAAATCACAATGTGTTTAATGCTGAGTTCAAAACCAGGTCACAATAAACTTATTGAATCAGAATTTTTTGATGCATTATATAAAGATTTAAATATTTTAAAAAAATAA
- a CDS encoding RDD family protein: MTHHNTKENIIEKSSHNLVKPHLGRIFFARLFDIIICSIPTLVLSMLNPIHNWETLLINIPVSQLILFAYFILIPYFLKGNTLGKLIFNLRLKKDDDTKIKMKEIFLREFYFLYIPLIFQITIQIIMGIVIFTNSQTEDLNFTLKIINNIGYVFLAMWFIYIPLTIYLQKENISAVDLKLKTRVYYLEKILIIEKKEKEKVHVHLKDDKPGKINLAEIEKLIGEKDE, translated from the coding sequence ATGACACACCACAACACTAAAGAAAACATTATAGAAAAATCTTCTCATAATTTGGTTAAACCACATTTGGGAAGAATTTTTTTTGCTAGACTTTTTGATATTATAATTTGTTCAATACCAACTTTAGTTTTATCTATGTTAAATCCAATTCATAATTGGGAAACTTTATTAATAAATATTCCGGTAAGTCAGCTTATTTTATTTGCATATTTTATTTTGATTCCTTACTTTTTAAAAGGCAACACTTTAGGAAAATTAATTTTCAATTTAAGGTTGAAAAAAGATGATGATACAAAAATAAAAATGAAAGAAATTTTTTTAAGAGAGTTTTATTTTTTATACATTCCCTTAATTTTTCAAATAACAATACAAATTATTATGGGTATAGTAATTTTTACAAATAGCCAGACAGAAGATTTAAATTTTACTTTGAAAATAATAAATAATATTGGATATGTTTTTTTGGCTATGTGATTTATTTATATACCTTTAACAATTTATTTACAAAAAGAAAATATATCAGCTGTTGATTTAAAATTAAAAACAAGAGTCTATTATTTAGAAAAAATATTGATTATTGAAAAAAAAGAAAAAGAAAAAGTACATGTTCATCTAAAAGATGATAAGCCTGGAAAAATTAACTTGGCAGAAATAGAAAAACTAATTGGAGAAAAAGATGAATAA
- a CDS encoding glycosyltransferase family 2 protein, whose translation MLVSFVITWQEIEQNVNATLQSVLNQTDDDYEIILISDKMIQENEEFDILRNYFWDIKKIKTVVNSSIQGAAVCWNTAIDLADGDYIKFISQGDTISPDFVKNIRAELKKYDGEEIDLIEYNVQLHGLSDDIIDTYLEKGKVYNLNREYSPYAHVSATLANKLFRTKLLKEFGFKFRRFVRFDMLFTYKVLGQTDSYVFLNTKEPLETMHLGQVQYSVFDLVNQWTHILNYYRRIGKFRDLKDYLNYAYYKTLVHIWLWNIRKYDNKLLIKKAATFANRKFEDKREDFMKNNKAFKETKDVRFIEIVDNFATYIKEILKLAR comes from the coding sequence ATGCTAGTTTCATTTGTTATTACATGACAAGAAATAGAACAAAACGTTAATGCTACATTACAAAGTGTTCTTAACCAAACAGATGATGATTATGAAATCATCTTGATCTCAGATAAAATGATTCAAGAAAATGAAGAGTTTGATATTTTAAGAAATTACTTCTGAGACATTAAAAAAATAAAAACTGTTGTAAACAGTTCAATTCAAGGAGCAGCTGTTTGTTGAAACACTGCAATTGACCTAGCTGATGGTGACTATATTAAATTTATCTCTCAAGGTGATACAATAAGTCCTGACTTTGTAAAAAATATAAGAGCAGAACTTAAAAAATATGATGGTGAAGAAATTGATTTAATTGAATACAATGTTCAGTTACACGGTTTATCAGATGATATTATTGACACTTACCTAGAAAAAGGTAAAGTATATAACTTAAATAGAGAGTACTCTCCATATGCACATGTTAGTGCTACATTAGCAAACAAATTATTTAGAACTAAATTATTAAAAGAGTTTGGATTTAAATTTAGAAGATTTGTAAGATTTGATATGTTATTTACATACAAAGTTTTAGGACAAACTGATTCATATGTATTTTTAAATACAAAAGAACCACTTGAAACAATGCATCTTGGACAAGTTCAATATTCAGTTTTCGACCTAGTAAACCAATGAACTCACATCTTAAACTACTACAGAAGAATTGGTAAGTTTAGAGATCTTAAAGATTATTTAAACTATGCTTACTATAAAACACTAGTTCACATTTGATTATGAAATATTAGAAAATACGATAATAAATTATTAATCAAAAAAGCTGCAACTTTTGCAAATAGAAAATTTGAAGATAAAAGAGAAGACTTTATGAAAAATAATAAAGCCTTTAAAGAAACAAAAGATGTTAGATTTATTGAGATAGTTGATAATTTTGCAACATACATAAAAGAAATATTAAAACTTGCAAGATAA
- a CDS encoding MurR/RpiR family transcriptional regulator — protein MRSFLSKLTTIDDKDLTIKEKKIVEYIKTHLKEIVDTNMKIERMAQEAGTGYSAIYGLLKKLNIKGFRDFAISLANDAENQEINVAKNDENVVSGYINIIKQNYALIDKKSIFETLNIIKSSKKVFFCYWENLLSGPAQELSNFFYKNGYNVYLLDSDQETIRDRIKTSNEDDVFVFFTRYGNSTRLDNAIKELGEMKRKVVYISGKVASYDINKYLSSIHTLIVDNPDTSIFKGHISHSVPFNYFNDLLIYHFLNSEH, from the coding sequence ATGAGATCGTTCTTAAGTAAATTAACAACAATAGATGATAAAGACTTAACAATAAAAGAGAAAAAAATTGTTGAATATATAAAAACACATCTAAAAGAAATTGTAGATACAAATATGAAAATAGAAAGAATGGCACAAGAAGCAGGAACTGGTTATAGTGCTATTTATGGTTTATTAAAAAAACTAAACATTAAAGGTTTTAGAGATTTTGCAATTTCACTTGCAAATGATGCTGAAAACCAAGAAATTAATGTCGCTAAAAATGATGAAAATGTTGTTTCAGGATATATAAATATCATTAAGCAAAACTATGCATTAATAGATAAAAAATCAATTTTTGAAACTTTAAATATTATTAAATCTTCAAAAAAAGTATTCTTCTGTTACTGAGAAAATTTACTTTCAGGACCAGCTCAAGAACTATCAAACTTCTTTTATAAAAATGGTTACAATGTTTATTTATTGGATAGTGATCAAGAAACTATAAGAGATAGAATAAAAACTTCAAACGAAGATGATGTTTTTGTTTTCTTTACAAGATATGGTAATTCAACCAGACTTGATAATGCAATTAAAGAACTTGGAGAAATGAAAAGAAAAGTAGTTTATATTTCAGGTAAAGTTGCATCATATGATATAAATAAATATCTATCTTCAATACACACACTAATTGTGGATAATCCTGACACAAGCATTTTTAAAGGACATATTTCGCATTCAGTACCTTTTAATTATTTTAATGACCTATTAATTTATCATTTTTTAAATTCAGAACATTAA